Proteins found in one Miscanthus floridulus cultivar M001 chromosome 4, ASM1932011v1, whole genome shotgun sequence genomic segment:
- the LOC136551241 gene encoding L-type lectin-domain containing receptor kinase SIT2-like, producing MKRLFFLVYLVILCLRLANLCSGDDRFVYSGFTGANLSMDGVAAITSDGMLELTNGTLQRKGHAFYPEPVRLRDGTAARSFSTSFVFGILSDHVELSAHGMAFVVAASRDFSAALPSGYLGLLNVQSNGNSSNRLFAVELDTMQNDEFRDINDNHVGVDVNSLHSVQSFYAGYYDGGDGDFRNLTLISGEAMQVWVDYDAEVAHINVTMAPLNMATKPERPLVSARYNLSTVLLTVDDDSAAFVGFSAATGGTLRSRHYVLGWSFSMDRPAPAIDISKLPKMPRVSAKDRTKTLEIVLPVATAAFLLAAGMAIFLLVRRHRRYAELHEDWELEFGPHRFSYKDLFHATEGFNNSNLLGIGGFGRVYKGVLPMSRTEIAVKRVSHESKQGIKEFISEIVSLGRLQHRNLVQLLGYCRRKRELLLVYEYMSNGSLDKYLHDHREGPQHTLDWALRIQIIKGVASGLSYLHEDWDKVVIHRDIKASNVLVDSEMNARLGDFGLARLYDHGTGADPKTTHVVGTIGYIAPELGRTGKASPLTDVFAFGIFILEVACGQRPIIKQPTQDSDALLADWVLHHWQNGSLTETVDTRLEGNYDIDEASKVLKLGLLCSHPFMDARPSMRQVTQYLDSDIALPEFMPTYHISSMVIPEQREGFHMYNTTRQNLKTSNGSISSLSGGR from the coding sequence CTGTTCTTCCTTGTATACCTCGTAATCCTCTGCCTGAGGCTTGCCAATCTATGTTCCGGCGATGACCGGTTCGTCTACTCTGGCTTCACCGGCGCAAACCTCTCCATGGATGGCGTTGCAGCGATCACGTCGGACGGCATGCTGGAGCTGACCAACGGAACGCTTCAGCGCAAGGGCCATGCGTTCTACCCGGAGCCGGTGCGTCTCCGCGACGGGACAGCGGCGCGGTCCTTCTCCACCTCCTTCGTGTTCGGCATCCTGTCCGACCACGTCGAGCTAAGCGCGCACGGCATGGCGTTCGTGGTTGCCGCCAGCAGGGACTTCTCCGCCGCTCTGCCCAGCGGGTACCTGGGCCTCCTCAACGTCCAGAGCAACGGCAACTCTAGCAACCGCCTCTTCGCCGTCGAGCTCGACACGATGCAGAACGACGAGTTCCGGGACATCAACGACAACCATGTCGGCGTCGACGTCAACAGCCTTCACTCGGTGCAGTCATTCTACGCCGGGTACtacgacggcggcgacggcgacttcCGCAACTTGACCTTGATCAGCGGAGAGGCCATGCAGGTTTGGGTGGACTACGACGCAGAGGTGGCTCATATCAATGTGACCATGGCTCCACTCAACATGGCCACCAAACCTGAGAGACCGCTAGTGTCAGCCAGGTACAATCTCTCAACAGTTCTTCTCACTGTTGACGACGACTCGGCGGCGTTCGTCGGCTTCTCGGCTGCGACCGGTGGAACGCTGAGATCGCGGCACTATGTCCTTGGGTGGAGCTTCAGCATGGACCGTCCTGCTCCGGCCATTGACATCAGCAAGCTACCAAAGATGCCTCGTGTTTCCGCCAAGGACAGGACAAAGACCTTGGAGATCGTCTTGCCGGTAGCAACCGCGGCATTCCTCCTCGCCGCCGGCATGGCCATTTTCCTACTGGTGCGACGGCACCGGAGGTACGCTGAGCTGCACGAAGACTGGGAGCTTGAGTTTGGACCACACAGGTTCTCATACAAGGATCTGTTCCATGCCACGGAAGGCTTCAACAACTCCAACCTTCTCGGCATCGGCGGGTTTGGAAGGGTGTACAAGGGGGTGCTTCCTATGTCCAGAACAGAGATCGCAGTGAAACGGGTGTCGCATGAATCAAAGCAGGGCATCAAGGAGTTCATCTCAGAGATTGTTAGCCTTGGCCGCCTCCAACACCGCAACCTTGTCCAACTGCTAGGGTATTGCCGACGGAAACGCGAACTGCTGCTGGTGTATGAGTATATGTCAAATGGAAGCCTTGACAAGTATCTTCACGATCATCGAGAGGGGCCGCAGCACACGTTAGACTGGGCTTTGAGAATCCAAATTATCAAAGGTGTTGCGTCGGGCTTATCGTACCTCCATGAAGACTGGGATAAAGTAGTCATCCATCGAGATATTAAAGCGAGCAATGTTCTCGTCGACAGCGAGATGAACGCACGACTAGGAGACTTTGGCCTCGCAAGACTCTATGACCATGGCACTGGAGCTGACCCAAAAACAACCCATGTAGTAGGCACGATAGGTTACATAGCACCAGAGCTTGGTCGCACCGGCAAGGCATCCCCTCTGACGGACGTATTTGCTTTCGGCATCTTCATTCTTGAGGTCGCATGCGGACAAAGGCCCATCATCAAGCAACCCACACAAGACAGTGACGCCTTGTTGGCCGACTGGGTACTTCATCACTGGCAGAACGGGTCGCTCACTGAAACAGTGGATACTAGGCTTGAAGGGAACTATGACATTGACGAGGCATCCAAGGTACTAAAGCTAGGACTGCTATGCTCACACCCGTTCATGGACGCAAGACCAAGCATGCGACAGGTCACCCAGTACCTTGATAGTGACATAGCATTACCGGAGTTTATGCCGACCTACCATATATCCAGCATGGTGATTCCGGAGCAAAGGGAGGGATTTCATATGTACAATACGACAAGGCAAAACTTGAAGACAAGCAATGGGAGCATATCTAGCCTCTCAGGGGGAAGATAA